From the genome of Deinococcus sp. JMULE3, one region includes:
- a CDS encoding SWIM zinc finger family protein, with translation MTGLTEKTARAHIDERTWTRGASYTNGLTRLTRQPDGDDQHLRGTAHGTDHYELLVTLRAGKVRDAVCSCPVGGGGRCKHVAALLRRALIRPGDFIALPSLDDLLGPLDAPALRGVIRRMLDRVPDLLSVLLSAPGASGGLAERLTLAFATVDYDPEHDWDDEGADLSDIDAMIDELLEACSGGPIQDALNAVRAFVDGLETISDDVDTGTDLASDARTALLLLLGRDLNDTHRADTLHLLIQCLHLHTWHPVEIDSAGQRELYQNLPPEHRAELLGALDGASENLTISRRAAITRVMLDLDREGLMPPAHALNLARRDGHLKFVIERLIPGDPQAALKELSTHRLPLRDVHAAFAAAGHADALLRHAEANPKLPGARASTCSSSTAPRAARVTPAGSRWTP, from the coding sequence GTGACCGGACTGACCGAGAAGACCGCCCGCGCCCACATCGACGAGCGCACCTGGACGCGCGGCGCCTCCTACACGAACGGGCTGACCCGCCTGACCCGGCAGCCCGACGGGGACGACCAGCACCTGCGCGGCACGGCGCACGGCACCGACCACTACGAGCTGCTGGTCACCCTGCGCGCCGGAAAAGTCAGGGACGCCGTCTGCAGTTGCCCCGTCGGCGGCGGTGGGCGCTGCAAGCACGTCGCCGCGCTGCTGCGCCGCGCCCTGATCCGCCCCGGCGACTTCATCGCGCTGCCGTCCCTGGACGACCTGCTCGGCCCGCTGGACGCCCCCGCGCTGCGCGGCGTGATCCGCCGCATGCTGGACCGGGTGCCGGACCTGCTGAGCGTCCTGCTGAGTGCCCCAGGTGCCAGCGGCGGCCTCGCCGAGCGACTGACACTGGCCTTCGCCACCGTCGACTACGACCCTGAACACGACTGGGACGACGAAGGGGCCGACCTGAGTGACATCGACGCCATGATCGACGAACTCCTCGAGGCGTGCAGTGGCGGCCCCATCCAGGACGCACTGAACGCCGTGAGGGCCTTCGTGGACGGCCTGGAGACCATCAGCGACGACGTGGACACCGGCACGGACCTCGCCAGCGACGCCCGCACCGCGCTGCTGCTCCTGCTGGGCCGCGACCTGAACGACACGCACCGCGCCGACACCCTGCACCTGCTGATCCAGTGCCTCCACCTCCACACGTGGCACCCGGTCGAGATCGACAGCGCCGGGCAACGCGAGCTGTACCAGAACCTGCCGCCCGAACACCGCGCCGAACTGCTCGGCGCGCTCGACGGCGCCAGCGAGAACCTGACCATCTCCCGGCGCGCGGCCATCACCCGCGTGATGCTGGACCTCGACCGGGAAGGACTGATGCCCCCCGCGCACGCCCTGAACCTCGCGCGGCGCGACGGGCACCTCAAGTTCGTCATCGAACGACTCATTCCCGGCGACCCCCAGGCGGCCCTGAAGGAACTCAGCACCCACAGACTGCCCCTGCGCGACGTCCACGCGGCCTTCGCGGCGGCCGGGCACGCCGACGCACTCCTGCGCCACGCCGAGGCGAACCCGAAGCTGCCCGGCGCGCGCGCCTCTACCTGTTCGAGCAGTACCGCGCCGCGGGCCGCCAGAGTGACGCCCGCCGGGTCGCGCTGGACGCCCTGA
- a CDS encoding 2-isopropylmalate synthase codes for MTTETNRIRIFDTTLRDGEQSPGVALNHTQKLEIAHQLARMGVDVIEAGFPIASPGDLEGVSRIAREVRGPIITGLARAARPDIEAAAKAVEAAEKPRIHTFIATSPIHMAKKLQLEPDAVVERAIQAVTYARSFVDDVEFSAEDATRSDTAFLIRIFRAAVEAGATTINIPDTVGYTTPEEIRALFAEIRAALPAHVILSAHCHDDLGMAVANSIAAAQGGARQIECTINGIGERAGNASLEELVMAFHTRRDHYGFETGIRTRELYRASRMVSRLSGMPVQPNKAIVGDNAFAHESGIHQDGVIKARETYEIMNAELVGREAAVLVMGKHSGRAAFRKALNDLGYTDLTDDKVQHLFGRFKDLADRKGQIYADDLRALVEARTDVPQTFTLEGFQITSGMNMTPVAFVRLQTPDGAVEATAHGDGPVEAAFQAINRITGLNPELESYRIQAVTKGGDALGEVNIGARHGETTLHGSGVATDVVEASARAWVRIHNMVVAGMGTERRQGEFAPGRI; via the coding sequence ATGACCACTGAAACCAACCGCATCCGCATCTTCGACACCACCCTGCGCGACGGCGAGCAGAGCCCCGGCGTGGCCCTGAACCACACCCAGAAACTGGAGATCGCCCACCAGCTCGCCCGCATGGGCGTGGACGTCATCGAGGCCGGGTTCCCCATCGCCAGCCCCGGCGACCTCGAAGGCGTCAGCCGCATCGCCCGCGAGGTCCGCGGCCCCATCATCACCGGCCTGGCCCGCGCCGCCCGCCCCGACATCGAGGCCGCCGCGAAAGCCGTCGAGGCCGCCGAGAAACCCCGCATCCACACCTTCATCGCCACCAGCCCCATCCACATGGCGAAAAAACTCCAGCTGGAACCCGACGCGGTCGTCGAACGCGCCATCCAGGCCGTCACCTACGCCCGCTCGTTCGTGGACGACGTGGAATTCAGCGCCGAGGACGCCACCCGCAGCGACACCGCCTTCCTGATCCGCATCTTCAGGGCGGCCGTGGAGGCCGGGGCGACCACCATCAACATTCCCGACACCGTCGGCTACACCACCCCCGAGGAGATCCGCGCGCTGTTCGCCGAGATCCGCGCCGCGCTGCCCGCCCACGTCATCCTCAGCGCCCACTGCCACGACGACCTGGGCATGGCGGTCGCGAACTCCATCGCCGCCGCGCAGGGCGGCGCCCGGCAGATCGAATGCACCATCAACGGCATCGGCGAACGCGCCGGGAACGCCAGCCTGGAAGAACTCGTCATGGCGTTCCACACCCGCCGCGACCACTACGGCTTCGAGACCGGCATCCGCACCCGCGAACTGTACCGTGCCAGCCGCATGGTCAGCCGCCTGAGCGGCATGCCCGTCCAGCCCAACAAGGCCATCGTCGGCGACAACGCCTTCGCGCACGAGAGCGGCATCCACCAGGACGGCGTCATCAAGGCCCGTGAGACGTACGAGATCATGAACGCCGAACTCGTCGGCCGCGAAGCCGCCGTCCTGGTGATGGGCAAACACAGCGGCCGCGCCGCGTTCCGCAAGGCCCTGAACGACCTGGGGTACACCGACCTGACCGACGACAAGGTCCAGCACCTGTTCGGCCGCTTCAAGGACCTCGCCGACCGCAAGGGCCAGATCTACGCCGACGACCTGCGCGCCCTCGTCGAGGCCCGCACCGACGTCCCCCAGACCTTCACGCTGGAAGGCTTCCAGATCACCAGCGGCATGAACATGACCCCCGTCGCCTTCGTGCGCCTCCAGACCCCAGACGGCGCCGTCGAGGCCACCGCGCACGGCGACGGCCCCGTCGAGGCCGCGTTCCAGGCCATCAACCGCATCACCGGCCTGAACCCCGAACTGGAAAGCTACCGCATCCAGGCCGTCACCAAGGGCGGCGACGCACTGGGCGAGGTGAACATCGGCGCCCGCCACGGCGAGACCACCCTGCACGGCAGCGGCGTCGCCACCGACGTCGTCGAGGCCAGCGCCCGCGCCTGGGTCCGCATCCACAACATGGTCGTCGCCGGCATGGGCACCGAACGCCGCCAGGGCGAATTCGCCCCCGGACGCATCTAA
- a CDS encoding antibiotic biosynthesis monooxygenase, translated as MILEIALLQIRPGQTTAFEAAFAQAQPIIAGMHGYVRHELQRCLEDDHRYALLVWWGKLEDHTVGFRGSAGYQQWSALLHHFYDPFPTVEHFTRVELG; from the coding sequence ATGATCCTGGAAATCGCCCTGCTGCAGATCCGCCCCGGGCAGACGACCGCGTTCGAGGCGGCGTTCGCCCAGGCCCAGCCCATCATCGCGGGGATGCACGGGTACGTCCGGCACGAGCTTCAACGCTGCCTGGAGGACGATCACCGGTACGCCCTGCTCGTCTGGTGGGGGAAGCTGGAGGATCACACCGTGGGGTTCCGGGGCAGCGCCGGGTACCAGCAGTGGAGCGCCCTGCTGCACCACTTCTACGACCCGTTCCCCACCGTGGAGCACTTCACGCGGGTGGAGCTGGGCTGA
- a CDS encoding response regulator transcription factor produces MTAAPARPTVLVTLGSAVIAAGVAAILGGAGFLSTQDGNEPDVLIVDDAWLDDPSPLDGAAVVSLGSRTWVEVLPDLCPHGWACLPADATPAELIAAVHGAAAGLVTLPPTWLAPPDEVPLSSGEVTLTPRERDVLALLAEGLSNKRAARDLGVSESTVKFHVQALYSKLGVQSRAGAVARGIALGLVTV; encoded by the coding sequence ATGACCGCCGCACCTGCCCGGCCCACCGTGCTCGTCACGTTGGGTTCGGCGGTCATCGCGGCGGGCGTGGCGGCGATCCTGGGCGGCGCGGGATTCCTGTCCACCCAGGACGGGAACGAGCCGGATGTGCTGATCGTGGACGACGCGTGGCTGGACGACCCCTCACCCCTGGACGGCGCGGCGGTCGTGTCCCTGGGGTCCCGCACGTGGGTGGAGGTCCTGCCTGACCTCTGCCCGCACGGCTGGGCGTGCCTGCCTGCCGACGCCACGCCTGCCGAACTGATCGCGGCGGTGCACGGCGCGGCGGCGGGACTGGTGACGCTGCCGCCCACCTGGCTGGCCCCGCCCGACGAGGTGCCGCTCTCCTCGGGCGAGGTGACCCTCACCCCCCGCGAACGCGACGTGCTGGCCCTGCTCGCCGAGGGCCTCAGTAACAAGCGCGCCGCGCGGGACCTGGGCGTCAGCGAGAGCACCGTGAAATTCCACGTGCAGGCGCTGTACTCCAAGCTGGGCGTCCAGAGCCGCGCCGGGGCCGTCGCGCGCGGCATCGCGCTGGGCCTCGTGACCGTGTGA
- a CDS encoding S1C family serine protease, which produces MTNLSDLSTAMADAVEQAARSVVTVRAARPVSGTVVGDGLVLTPAHLLHSDEVPVVTPDGRTLTGVVVGRDPGSDLALLRVDDLTVPALTTGEAGRTGELLLAVGRPTGGVQASLGLNPGRARDGWLHAGAQPFPGVSGGALVNAQGELVGVLNAGVRRGQLLAVPAARAVRVADLLSREGRVPRGYLGLATQPVHFPAATTPDSLEDEGEFTAGPFGAGRFGPGMVRGEGGAWGGRRGPGRGPDHGGHGHPGRGGMDEARLEKLRRFRERFAGGRVGLTVVQVEAGSPGQAAEFRVGDVLLALDGEGFTHPAELLSRVRSRAGETVTLRVLRGGEEQDMSVTVGER; this is translated from the coding sequence ATGACGAATCTTTCTGATCTTTCAACGGCAATGGCGGACGCGGTCGAGCAGGCCGCGCGGAGTGTGGTGACGGTGCGCGCGGCGCGCCCGGTGAGCGGCACGGTGGTGGGCGACGGGCTGGTGCTAACGCCCGCGCACCTGCTGCATTCGGACGAGGTGCCGGTGGTCACGCCGGACGGGCGGACCCTGACGGGCGTGGTCGTGGGCCGCGATCCGGGCAGCGATCTGGCGCTGCTGCGCGTGGACGACCTGACCGTCCCCGCACTGACGACCGGTGAGGCGGGCCGCACGGGAGAACTGCTGCTCGCGGTGGGCCGCCCGACCGGGGGTGTGCAGGCCAGCCTGGGCCTGAATCCGGGCCGGGCGCGGGACGGCTGGCTGCACGCGGGTGCCCAGCCGTTCCCCGGCGTGAGCGGCGGCGCGCTCGTGAACGCGCAGGGTGAACTCGTGGGAGTCCTGAACGCGGGCGTGCGGCGCGGGCAACTGCTGGCCGTTCCAGCCGCGCGGGCAGTGCGGGTGGCGGACCTGCTGTCCCGCGAGGGCCGCGTGCCGCGCGGGTACCTGGGGCTGGCGACGCAGCCCGTGCACTTCCCGGCCGCCACGACCCCGGACAGCCTGGAGGACGAGGGGGAATTCACGGCAGGCCCATTCGGCGCTGGTCGTTTCGGCCCCGGCATGGTCCGGGGTGAGGGTGGCGCCTGGGGCGGCCGTCGCGGTCCCGGACGCGGGCCGGATCATGGTGGGCACGGTCACCCCGGGCGGGGTGGGATGGACGAGGCCCGGCTGGAGAAACTCCGCCGCTTCCGCGAGCGCTTCGCGGGCGGGCGGGTGGGCCTGACGGTCGTGCAGGTCGAGGCGGGCAGTCCCGGTCAGGCGGCGGAGTTCCGGGTGGGGGACGTGCTGCTGGCGCTGGACGGCGAGGGCTTCACGCACCCGGCGGAACTCCTGTCGCGCGTCCGTTCCCGCGCGGGCGAGACGGTGACCCTGCGCGTCCTGCGCGGCGGCGAGGAGCAGGACATGAGCGTCACGGTGGGTGAACGCTGA
- a CDS encoding ACT domain-containing protein: protein MALTLTVLPGEYAVAQLPAGSAVPDWATRGDLWCVMNAPDELSVVCHAAQVPDGVRVQRGWQALQLTGPFEFTLTGILASVLNPLRDVGVGIFALSTYNTDYVLVAASDLGRSVAALREAGHTVQE from the coding sequence ATGGCCCTGACGCTGACCGTCCTGCCCGGCGAGTACGCCGTCGCCCAGCTCCCCGCCGGGAGCGCCGTGCCCGACTGGGCGACGCGCGGCGACCTCTGGTGCGTCATGAACGCCCCCGACGAACTGAGCGTCGTCTGCCACGCCGCGCAGGTTCCGGACGGCGTGCGCGTCCAGCGCGGCTGGCAGGCCCTTCAGCTCACCGGACCCTTCGAGTTCACCCTGACCGGCATCCTCGCCAGCGTCCTGAACCCCCTGCGGGACGTGGGCGTGGGCATCTTCGCGCTGTCCACCTACAACACCGATTACGTCCTCGTCGCCGCCAGCGACCTCGGCCGCAGCGTGGCGGCCCTGCGGGAGGCCGGGCACACCGTTCAGGAGTGA
- a CDS encoding GNAT family N-acetyltransferase produces the protein MTVTLRPLRPGDEEAAVRWAADPVFCRAANWTPGLAPRVMRRHWQAIIAGGDPAFLRLGMELDGQLVGFVDLAGLNGTSAEFGIVVGERALWGQGTARRAGEALINYAAELGLSRLTALVHAPNARSHALMRRLGFAEAGYADPEAYMGEVVPVIRYEREIGSDSPHS, from the coding sequence GTGACCGTCACGCTGCGGCCCCTGCGCCCCGGGGATGAGGAGGCGGCGGTGCGCTGGGCGGCCGATCCGGTGTTCTGCCGCGCGGCGAACTGGACGCCGGGCCTCGCGCCGCGCGTGATGCGGCGGCACTGGCAGGCGATCATCGCGGGGGGCGACCCGGCGTTCCTGCGGCTGGGCATGGAACTGGACGGGCAGCTGGTGGGGTTCGTGGATCTGGCGGGCCTGAACGGGACGTCGGCGGAGTTCGGGATTGTCGTCGGGGAGCGGGCGCTGTGGGGGCAGGGCACAGCGCGCCGGGCGGGTGAGGCGCTGATCAATTACGCGGCGGAACTGGGCCTCTCGCGGCTGACGGCGCTGGTGCACGCGCCGAACGCGCGGTCGCACGCGCTGATGCGCCGTCTGGGGTTCGCGGAGGCCGGGTACGCCGACCCGGAAGCCTACATGGGCGAGGTGGTGCCGGTCATCCGCTACGAACGGGAGATCGGTTCGGACTCACCTCACTCCTGA
- a CDS encoding nitronate monooxygenase family protein, with protein MTRPRSWPELLAQLCAPVALAPMAGGVGTPALAAAVTCAGGLGSLGGAYLTPQALRDAIREVRALTHGPLIVNLFAPQPVPAVTPDAVAVATAELAPFHAALNLSPPTLPERVQEDFTAQLDVVLEERPEVFSVAFGPIQPDALAALRSREILTVGTATSLSEALILHESGVDAVTVQGGAAGGHRGGWQDDALADTLTLVREVARATPLPVLAAGGLMTAGDVSAARTAGATLAQCGTAFLLADEAGTSAPYRQAVQAGTRDTVLTRAYSGRAARGLQTTLTDAVTHPLPFPHQNALTRPLRTAGAQAGQADVLSLWAGTGYRQAQATGAAQIVAALTP; from the coding sequence ATGACCCGACCGCGATCCTGGCCGGAATTGCTCGCGCAGTTGTGTGCGCCCGTGGCGCTGGCCCCCATGGCGGGCGGCGTCGGCACCCCCGCGCTGGCGGCCGCCGTGACCTGCGCGGGTGGGCTGGGCAGCCTGGGCGGCGCGTACCTGACCCCACAGGCGCTGCGCGACGCGATCCGCGAGGTCCGCGCTCTGACCCACGGCCCGCTGATCGTGAACCTGTTCGCGCCGCAGCCCGTGCCCGCCGTCACGCCCGACGCAGTGGCCGTGGCCACTGCCGAGCTGGCCCCTTTCCACGCGGCGCTGAACCTCTCCCCGCCCACCCTGCCGGAGCGCGTGCAGGAGGACTTCACGGCGCAGCTGGACGTCGTGCTGGAGGAACGCCCCGAGGTCTTCAGCGTCGCGTTCGGCCCCATCCAACCGGACGCCCTGGCGGCGCTGCGCTCACGAGAGATCCTGACGGTCGGCACGGCCACCAGCCTCAGCGAGGCCCTGATCCTGCACGAGAGCGGCGTGGACGCCGTCACCGTGCAGGGCGGCGCGGCGGGCGGACACCGGGGCGGCTGGCAGGACGACGCCCTCGCGGACACGCTGACCCTCGTGCGGGAGGTCGCGCGGGCCACGCCCCTCCCGGTTCTCGCGGCGGGCGGCCTGATGACCGCCGGGGACGTGAGCGCCGCGAGGACGGCCGGGGCGACACTGGCGCAGTGCGGCACGGCGTTCCTCCTGGCCGATGAGGCGGGCACCTCCGCACCGTACCGGCAGGCGGTTCAGGCGGGGACGCGCGACACGGTCCTGACCCGCGCGTACTCGGGGCGCGCGGCGCGGGGCCTGCAGACCACCCTCACCGACGCCGTGACGCACCCCCTCCCCTTTCCGCACCAGAACGCCCTGACCCGCCCCCTGCGCACAGCAGGCGCGCAGGCCGGGCAGGCGGACGTCCTGAGCCTCTGGGCTGGGACCGGCTACCGGCAGGCGCAGGCGACCGGCGCGGCGCAGATCGTCGCGGCGCTGACGCCGTGA
- a CDS encoding histone deacetylase: MTFPHPFRAFTAFRRAAYQAQAAPRRQFLPREWIQALLDGAQARLPLVDAPSLDWPLAEAVHDPAFLARWREGQVTRAEERALGFPWTPAVVERGLGSSGATLAATRDALTLGLGVNLGGGTHHAYADHAEGFSFLNDVAISARWLLDTGRARRILILDLDVHQGNGTAAIFAQEPRVLTVSLHAERNYPFRKEASDLDVPLPDGTGDAAYLHALDSQVTPLVTAFQPDFAFYLAGADVLAGDQLGRLALTLEGVQARDRRVFRWAARTRTPLVTVMAGGYHRDPAQLIAARLGTLDAALEAFAPHAARGAGRAVS, encoded by the coding sequence GTGACGTTCCCGCACCCGTTCCGTGCGTTCACGGCGTTCCGGCGCGCCGCGTACCAGGCGCAGGCTGCGCCCAGACGGCAGTTCCTGCCGCGCGAGTGGATTCAGGCCCTGCTGGACGGCGCGCAGGCGCGGCTGCCGCTGGTGGACGCCCCCAGCCTCGACTGGCCCCTGGCGGAGGCGGTGCACGATCCCGCGTTCCTGGCCCGCTGGCGCGAGGGGCAGGTCACCCGCGCCGAGGAACGGGCGCTGGGCTTCCCGTGGACCCCGGCGGTCGTCGAGCGGGGACTGGGCAGCAGCGGCGCGACCCTGGCCGCCACCCGCGACGCCCTGACGCTGGGTCTGGGCGTGAACCTGGGCGGCGGCACCCACCACGCGTACGCCGATCACGCCGAGGGGTTCTCGTTCCTGAACGACGTGGCGATCAGCGCCCGCTGGCTGCTGGACACCGGGCGGGCGCGGCGCATCCTGATCCTCGACCTGGACGTGCACCAGGGGAACGGCACCGCCGCGATCTTCGCGCAGGAGCCGCGCGTGCTGACCGTCAGCCTGCATGCCGAACGCAACTACCCCTTCCGCAAGGAGGCCAGCGACCTGGACGTGCCGCTGCCCGACGGGACGGGCGACGCCGCGTACCTGCACGCGCTGGACTCGCAGGTCACGCCGCTCGTGACGGCGTTCCAGCCGGACTTCGCGTTCTACCTCGCGGGCGCGGACGTCCTCGCCGGGGATCAGCTGGGGCGGCTGGCGCTCACGCTGGAGGGCGTGCAGGCCCGCGACCGCCGCGTGTTCCGCTGGGCGGCCCGCACCCGCACGCCTCTCGTGACCGTCATGGCCGGCGGGTACCACCGCGACCCGGCGCAACTCATCGCCGCGCGGCTGGGCACGCTGGACGCCGCGCTGGAGGCGTTTGCGCCGCACGCGGCACGCGGGGCGGGACGTGCCGTATCATGA
- a CDS encoding peptide chain release factor 3, protein MTSPEINPAALASEIARRRTFAIISHPDAGKTTITEKLLLYGGAIQEAGSVTAKEGRSHTKSDWMSIEQQRGISISSSALTFEYGGRHINLLDTPGHQDFSEDTYRTLTAADSALMVLDAARGVQAQTEKLFAVCRNRGIPILTFVNKMDRPAQDPFELLEQLEGILKITAVPLTWPIGDGPDFKGVYDLQTQQVLAFERTSGGKHRAPMQTSGLDDPKLDALVGADLAAKLREDVELIQGAMPEFDPAAFLSGELTPVFFGSAMNNFGVEHFLSNFVDLAPPPGPVETNLGERSPEAGFAGFIFKLQANMSKQHRDRTAFMRVMSGHFERGMDVTHTRTGRKLRLSQAHTLFAQDREKVEEAYPGDIVGLVNPGVFQIGDVISVDAKVILPGFPRFTPETFATIGLRDVGKRKAFMKGLTQLAEEGVVQVFYPTDGARDPYLGAVGPLQFEVFQARLQEEYGVEVEMHVTSYQLVRWLAGDPTNVARFARHVEDDQGRPVMLFRSRYDLEYTAEQHPEIEFLPLPKDLTRV, encoded by the coding sequence ATGACCAGCCCCGAGATCAACCCCGCCGCGCTCGCCAGCGAGATCGCCCGGCGCCGCACCTTCGCCATCATCAGCCACCCGGACGCCGGGAAGACCACCATCACCGAGAAACTCCTGCTGTACGGAGGTGCCATCCAGGAAGCCGGGAGCGTCACCGCCAAGGAGGGCCGCAGCCACACCAAGAGCGACTGGATGAGCATCGAGCAGCAGCGCGGCATCTCCATCAGCTCCAGCGCGCTGACCTTCGAGTACGGCGGTCGGCACATCAACCTGCTCGACACGCCCGGTCACCAGGATTTCAGTGAGGACACCTACCGCACCCTGACTGCCGCCGACAGCGCCCTGATGGTGCTGGACGCCGCGCGTGGCGTGCAGGCGCAGACCGAGAAGCTGTTCGCGGTGTGCCGCAACCGCGGCATTCCGATCCTGACATTCGTAAACAAGATGGACCGCCCCGCGCAGGACCCCTTCGAACTGCTGGAGCAGCTGGAGGGCATCCTGAAAATCACGGCGGTGCCGCTGACGTGGCCCATCGGGGACGGCCCGGACTTCAAGGGCGTGTACGACCTCCAGACGCAGCAGGTGCTGGCCTTCGAGCGTACCTCGGGCGGGAAGCACCGCGCGCCCATGCAGACGAGCGGCCTGGACGACCCGAAACTGGACGCCCTGGTCGGCGCGGACCTCGCCGCGAAACTGCGCGAGGACGTGGAACTCATCCAGGGGGCCATGCCGGAATTCGACCCGGCGGCCTTCCTGAGCGGCGAACTGACCCCGGTGTTCTTCGGGTCGGCCATGAACAACTTCGGCGTGGAGCACTTCCTGAGCAACTTCGTGGACCTCGCGCCACCCCCCGGCCCCGTCGAGACGAACCTGGGCGAGCGCAGTCCCGAGGCGGGCTTCGCGGGCTTCATCTTCAAGCTGCAGGCGAACATGAGCAAGCAGCACCGCGACCGCACCGCCTTCATGCGCGTCATGAGCGGGCATTTCGAGCGCGGCATGGACGTCACGCACACCCGCACCGGCCGCAAGCTGAGGCTGTCGCAGGCGCATACGCTGTTCGCGCAGGACCGCGAGAAGGTCGAGGAAGCGTACCCCGGTGACATCGTGGGCCTCGTGAACCCCGGCGTGTTCCAGATCGGGGACGTGATCAGCGTGGACGCCAAGGTGATCCTGCCCGGCTTCCCGCGCTTCACGCCCGAGACGTTCGCCACCATCGGCCTGCGCGACGTCGGCAAACGCAAGGCGTTCATGAAGGGCCTCACCCAGCTGGCGGAAGAAGGCGTCGTGCAGGTGTTCTACCCGACCGACGGCGCGCGCGACCCCTACCTGGGCGCGGTCGGGCCGCTGCAGTTCGAGGTCTTCCAGGCGAGGTTGCAGGAGGAGTACGGCGTGGAGGTCGAGATGCACGTCACCAGCTACCAGCTGGTGCGCTGGCTGGCCGGTGACCCCACGAACGTCGCCCGCTTCGCCCGCCACGTCGAGGACGACCAGGGCCGCCCGGTCATGCTGTTCCGCAGCCGCTACGACCTGGAGTACACCGCCGAGCAGCACCCGGAGATCGAGTTCCTGCCGCTGCCCAAGGACCTCACGCGGGTGTAA
- a CDS encoding C39 family peptidase, with amino-acid sequence MHLARLLVLACALSLPAQAAAPSPTPPGYVLSGMPLIRQSYNACGPASITQVLGYFGLRVDMTEVSRLTRPTERSYMTAQAIVDFAPRVGMQARLFTGGSVNTARAAIRSGLPVIALQSHITTQGQVIPHWRVLMGYNDQTRQVFIMDPLLGYVAMGYDDMNRVWADQRGQFAVLYPPSMAAKVRSVIG; translated from the coding sequence GTGCATCTCGCCCGCCTGCTGGTCCTCGCCTGCGCCCTGAGCCTCCCCGCGCAGGCCGCCGCACCTTCCCCCACGCCGCCCGGGTACGTCCTGAGCGGCATGCCCCTGATCCGGCAGTCGTACAACGCCTGCGGTCCGGCCAGTATCACGCAGGTGCTGGGGTACTTCGGGCTGCGGGTGGACATGACCGAGGTGAGCCGCCTGACCCGCCCCACCGAACGGTCGTACATGACCGCGCAGGCCATCGTGGACTTCGCGCCGCGCGTGGGGATGCAGGCGCGGCTGTTCACCGGGGGCAGCGTGAACACCGCCCGCGCCGCCATCCGCAGCGGTCTGCCCGTGATCGCCCTGCAGAGTCACATCACGACGCAGGGGCAGGTCATCCCGCACTGGCGGGTGCTGATGGGCTACAACGACCAGACCCGGCAGGTGTTCATCATGGACCCCCTGCTGGGCTACGTGGCGATGGGCTACGACGACATGAACCGCGTGTGGGCTGACCAGCGCGGTCAGTTCGCGGTGCTGTACCCGCCGAGCATGGCCGCGAAGGTCAGGAGCGTCATCGGCTGA
- a CDS encoding AAA family ATPase: MTASGEQGVIWVLSGSPGAGKSSVSRSLLARFPFGLHLSIDDLREMVVSGMAHPALDHPPEAVRQFALARTAAAQTARLYAQEGFAVVIEDVLWPADLAFMARHWEGLEVRPVRLFTTLEVAHERNRTRTNKTYDTSTLAPLIDGLYPQMPPGIYREAGWAVVDSSALTLEATVDALLRLEWPA; the protein is encoded by the coding sequence ATGACGGCTTCAGGCGAACAGGGCGTGATCTGGGTGCTGAGCGGCAGTCCCGGCGCGGGCAAGTCCAGCGTGTCGCGCTCGCTGCTGGCGCGCTTCCCGTTCGGGTTGCACCTGTCCATCGACGACCTGCGCGAGATGGTCGTTTCCGGAATGGCGCACCCAGCACTGGATCACCCGCCGGAGGCGGTGCGGCAGTTCGCGCTGGCCCGCACGGCGGCGGCGCAGACGGCCCGCCTGTACGCGCAGGAGGGCTTCGCGGTGGTGATCGAGGACGTGCTGTGGCCCGCCGATCTGGCGTTCATGGCGCGGCACTGGGAGGGGCTGGAGGTGCGCCCGGTGCGGCTGTTCACGACGCTGGAGGTCGCGCACGAACGCAACCGCACCCGCACGAACAAGACGTACGACACGTCGACCCTCGCGCCGCTGATTGACGGGCTGTATCCGCAGATGCCCCCCGGGATCTACCGGGAGGCCGGGTGGGCGGTCGTGGACAGCAGCGCCCTGACCCTGGAGGCCACCGTGGACGCCCTGCTGCGCCTGGAGTGGCCCGCGTGA